The Flaviramulus sp. BrNp1-15 genome has a window encoding:
- the msrA gene encoding peptide-methionine (S)-S-oxide reductase MsrA: MKRIIPLLFITLLFNCKNDAQNKKEQQAVINAEPIEVSMKNGKARAYFASGCFWCVEAIYESVKGVEESISGYAGGHTKNPTYEASNTGRTGHAEAVEIIYDPKVVSFATLVDVYFASQNITQVNGQGNDRGPQYRSIIFYQNDEQKQIILNKIKVLEKELNVKVAAEVYPFQKFWVAEDYHQDYEKLHPNHPYIQNVSIPRLNRFKAKMPKVLKETH; encoded by the coding sequence ATGAAAAGAATTATTCCACTTTTATTTATAACCTTACTTTTTAATTGTAAAAATGATGCACAAAACAAAAAGGAACAACAGGCTGTAATTAATGCTGAACCTATTGAAGTATCAATGAAAAATGGAAAAGCACGCGCCTATTTTGCAAGTGGTTGTTTTTGGTGTGTAGAAGCCATTTATGAAAGTGTAAAAGGTGTTGAAGAATCTATTTCGGGATATGCTGGAGGACATACAAAGAATCCGACTTACGAAGCTAGTAATACAGGCAGAACAGGACACGCTGAAGCTGTAGAGATTATTTATGATCCAAAAGTGGTAAGTTTTGCCACTTTAGTTGATGTCTATTTTGCATCACAAAATATTACCCAAGTAAACGGACAAGGTAATGATAGAGGTCCTCAATACCGATCTATTATTTTTTATCAAAATGATGAACAAAAACAAATCATTCTAAACAAAATTAAAGTCTTAGAAAAAGAGTTAAATGTAAAAGTAGCCGCAGAAGTATATCCGTTTCAAAAGTTTTGGGTTGCCGAAGATTATCATCAAGATTATGAAAAACTACATCCAAATCACCCATATATTCAAAATGTCTCCATACCAAGATTAAATAGGTTTAAAGCTAAAATGCCTAAAGTTTTAAAAGAAACTCATTAA
- a CDS encoding zinc ribbon domain-containing protein produces the protein MAKKKEATVEERLRALYDLQLIDSRIDEIRNVRGELPLEVRDLEDEVAGLNIRLEKLVANLEVIDNDIAGKKNLIEESKALIKKYSEQQKNVRNNREYNSLTKEVEFQELEIELAEKHIKEFKAQIEQKKEVIAETKEKLKERETHLKHKKGELDAILSETEKEEQALITKSEEYKEQIEDRLVAAYTRIRNNVKNGLAVVPIERGASGGSFFTIPPQVQVEIASRKKVITDEHSGRILVDAALAEEQKAKMEKMFSKL, from the coding sequence ATGGCTAAAAAGAAAGAAGCAACTGTAGAAGAGCGTTTAAGAGCGCTTTACGATTTACAACTCATCGATTCTCGTATAGATGAAATTAGAAATGTTCGTGGAGAACTTCCTTTAGAAGTTCGTGATTTAGAAGATGAAGTTGCTGGATTAAACATAAGACTTGAAAAGCTTGTTGCTAATTTAGAAGTAATAGATAACGACATTGCTGGAAAGAAAAACTTAATTGAAGAGTCTAAGGCTTTAATTAAAAAATATAGCGAGCAACAAAAAAATGTTAGAAATAACAGAGAATATAATTCTTTAACTAAAGAAGTTGAATTTCAAGAACTTGAAATTGAATTAGCTGAAAAACACATTAAAGAATTTAAAGCTCAAATAGAGCAGAAAAAAGAAGTTATAGCTGAAACTAAAGAGAAGCTAAAAGAGCGTGAAACACACTTAAAGCATAAAAAAGGTGAGTTAGACGCTATTTTAAGTGAAACTGAAAAAGAAGAGCAAGCTTTAATTACTAAGTCTGAAGAATATAAAGAACAAATTGAAGACCGTTTAGTTGCTGCTTATACCAGAATTAGAAACAACGTAAAAAATGGTTTAGCAGTTGTACCAATTGAAAGAGGTGCTTCTGGCGGTTCTTTCTTCACTATTCCGCCACAAGTGCAAGTAGAAATTGCTTCTCGTAAAAAAGTAATTACAGATGAGCACAGTGGACGTATTTTAGTTGACGCTGCTTTAGCCGAAGAACAAAAAGCAAAAATGGAAAAAATGTTTTCTAAACTTTAA
- a CDS encoding Nif3-like dinuclear metal center hexameric protein, with protein MIVQDVINHLEELAPLAYAEDFDNVGLLVGNKNTKVTGVLVTLDTLEAVVDEAISENCNLIVSFHPIIFKGLKKLTGKSYVERVVMKAIKHDIAIYSIHSALDNALQGVNDMICNQLELTNKRILIPQSETIKKLTTYVPKKEAETLRAALFKTGAGSIGNYNDCSFNVEGYGTFNGNENSNPTKGEKGSIHTEQETKITVTYAKHLESQVLQTLFKTHSYEEVAYEITTLENKNQNIGMGMVGELSKPISESDFLAQLKTKMNTKCVRHSAFLNKTIKKIAVLGGSGSFAIQAAKASGADAFITADLKYHDFFTAENSILLADIGHYESEQFTKNLLVAYLTKKITNFAIILSKTNTNPVKYF; from the coding sequence ATGATTGTTCAAGACGTGATAAATCACTTAGAAGAACTTGCACCTTTAGCTTACGCTGAAGATTTTGATAACGTTGGGCTTTTAGTTGGTAATAAAAACACAAAAGTCACTGGCGTTTTAGTCACTCTAGATACTCTTGAAGCTGTTGTAGACGAAGCTATTTCAGAAAATTGCAACTTAATTGTAAGCTTCCACCCTATTATTTTTAAAGGTTTAAAAAAACTTACTGGCAAGAGTTATGTAGAACGTGTAGTTATGAAAGCCATAAAACATGATATAGCTATTTACAGTATTCACTCAGCTTTAGACAATGCCTTACAAGGTGTAAATGATATGATTTGTAATCAATTAGAATTGACTAACAAACGTATTTTAATTCCGCAAAGCGAAACCATAAAAAAACTAACAACTTACGTTCCTAAAAAAGAAGCTGAAACCTTAAGAGCTGCTTTATTTAAAACTGGAGCAGGTAGTATTGGTAATTATAATGATTGTAGTTTTAATGTTGAAGGTTATGGAACTTTTAACGGCAATGAAAATTCTAACCCTACAAAAGGAGAAAAAGGTTCAATTCACACCGAACAAGAAACAAAAATTACAGTAACTTATGCTAAACATTTAGAATCGCAGGTATTACAAACACTATTTAAAACACATTCATATGAAGAAGTGGCTTACGAAATAACCACTTTAGAAAATAAAAACCAGAATATTGGTATGGGAATGGTTGGTGAATTGTCAAAACCTATAAGTGAATCTGATTTTTTAGCACAATTAAAAACCAAAATGAATACAAAATGCGTGAGGCATTCTGCTTTTTTAAATAAAACCATTAAAAAAATTGCAGTTTTAGGAGGCTCGGGAAGTTTTGCAATTCAAGCTGCTAAAGCATCTGGTGCTGATGCTTTTATAACTGCAGATTTGAAATATCACGACTTTTTTACTGCCGAAAACAGCATTCTTTTAGCCGATATTGGACATTATGAAAGTGAGCAGTTCACAAAAAATCTTTTAGTAGCATATCTTACAAAAAAAATTACTAATTTTGCAATCATTTTATCAAAGACAAATACCAATCCTGTTAAGTATTTTTAA
- the lpxK gene encoding tetraacyldisaccharide 4'-kinase, whose product MKILRYILLPVVPIYFLITWLRNKLYDLGLKKSVSYNFPVICVGNLSVGGTGKSPMIEYLISILKDEFKVATLSRGYKRKTEGFQLANKNSSAETIGDEPFQFYTKFNNDIYVGVDVDRQNGIQTLRNLEDSPEVILLDDAFQHRKVKAGFNILLTTYHNPYFNDMVLPTGNLREPKRGSKRADIIVVTKCPNDLNQAKKNAVINKIKAKGNQHVFFSSIMYSDVVISANSTKNINDLKSFCLVTGIANATPLVNFLNAKNLQFEHQNFSDHYNFTEKDILELNKKELIITTEKDFMRLKQYESLKETLFYLPIKVKIDDELKFNSLIKAFVKKH is encoded by the coding sequence ATGAAAATATTGAGATACATATTACTTCCAGTAGTTCCAATTTATTTTTTAATAACATGGTTACGAAATAAATTATACGATTTAGGTTTAAAAAAGTCTGTTTCTTATAACTTTCCTGTGATTTGCGTTGGTAATTTAAGCGTTGGTGGAACCGGAAAAAGCCCAATGATAGAGTATTTGATTAGTATTTTAAAAGATGAATTTAAAGTAGCGACATTAAGTAGAGGATATAAAAGAAAAACAGAAGGATTTCAGTTGGCTAATAAGAACTCTTCTGCTGAAACTATTGGCGATGAACCTTTTCAGTTTTATACAAAGTTTAATAATGATATTTATGTAGGTGTTGATGTCGATAGACAAAATGGAATACAAACATTAAGAAATTTAGAAGATTCGCCAGAAGTTATTTTGCTTGATGATGCTTTTCAGCATAGAAAAGTAAAAGCTGGGTTTAATATTTTACTTACCACTTATCATAATCCATATTTTAATGATATGGTTTTGCCAACAGGAAATTTAAGAGAACCAAAAAGAGGTTCGAAACGAGCTGATATTATTGTGGTTACCAAATGCCCAAATGATTTAAATCAAGCCAAAAAAAATGCTGTAATAAATAAGATTAAAGCTAAAGGTAATCAGCATGTGTTTTTTAGCTCTATTATGTATTCTGATGTTGTGATTTCAGCAAATTCTACAAAAAACATTAATGATTTAAAATCATTTTGTTTAGTAACTGGTATTGCTAATGCAACTCCATTGGTTAATTTTTTAAATGCTAAAAATTTGCAATTTGAACACCAAAACTTTAGTGATCATTATAATTTTACAGAAAAGGATATTTTAGAATTAAATAAAAAAGAACTTATAATAACTACTGAGAAAGATTTTATGAGATTAAAACAATATGAATCTTTAAAAGAGACATTGTTTTATTTACCAATAAAGGTTAAAATAGATGATGAATTAAAATTTAATAGTTTAATTAAAGCGTTTGTTAAGAAGCACTAG
- a CDS encoding ATP-binding protein produces the protein MSQIKNYIYIVLMLFSIVVYSQKTIENDPEIAQNNINYRIEQAQNELDNYNYYKAQKNLDEALQLAEKADNKKSIGLIYAVKGKLQLIIGEEDKAIKSLNKAIEVQRIIDDNANLGKSYKIFGDVYLAKKDYYQALDSYTAAKSKFEEEDLDEDLAETLLCEGKTYMLLKNYRKARAIIEQALAQAKKIDFFKIQSDILINQGIVYNKLGDNDKALSYATEGLQLAKENKYTDILNQGYLVISNLYNETENFKLSRDYLNEHIKLSDSIRNVTRTNASKEQETQSKIADINQELEEVSEKLKQSESDNSLGTLISILSVALITILSLLTLSLYKNNNIRLKTNNMLHKKNSELIVAKEKAELASKTKANFLSTVTHELRTPLYAVTGLSNMLLDENPKPEQIQHLKSLKFSGDYLLTFINDILQINKIEANKVDIEPESFNLKKKINNIILALSNSASDNNIKIHFEYDKDLPENFIADQLKISQILINLIGNSIKFTHDGDIWIRVYKIEEKNKIYTLRFEVEDNGIGISQEKQDHMFESFSQGSIQINRKYGGTGLGLSIVKGLIEILKGKIYVKSELEKGTTFYFEIPLEHTNVKKAKETKPTYFEGNSSDIDLTNVKILVVEDNKINQMITKKILTKMDLKCDIVDNGEAAVESIKANKYDIILMDIHMPGISGIEATKIVRSFDKELTIFALTAVTIEDKMHEFEEAGFTDIIPKPFKQEEFEKKLYNALAGKKDASASASAS, from the coding sequence ATGTCCCAGATTAAAAACTACATATATATAGTATTAATGCTTTTCAGCATCGTCGTGTATTCGCAAAAAACAATCGAAAACGACCCTGAAATAGCACAAAACAATATTAATTATCGTATTGAGCAAGCTCAAAACGAACTAGATAATTATAACTACTATAAAGCGCAAAAAAATCTGGACGAAGCTTTACAATTAGCTGAAAAGGCAGATAATAAAAAAAGTATTGGATTAATATATGCTGTAAAAGGTAAACTACAGTTAATTATTGGTGAAGAAGATAAAGCTATTAAATCCCTTAACAAAGCTATTGAAGTACAGCGTATTATAGACGACAATGCTAATTTAGGGAAATCATACAAAATTTTTGGAGATGTTTATTTAGCCAAAAAAGATTATTATCAAGCACTTGATTCCTACACCGCAGCAAAATCTAAATTTGAAGAAGAAGACTTAGATGAAGATTTAGCCGAAACCCTTTTATGTGAGGGAAAAACTTATATGCTTTTAAAAAACTACAGAAAAGCAAGAGCAATAATTGAACAAGCCTTGGCCCAAGCCAAAAAAATAGATTTCTTTAAAATTCAAAGTGATATTCTAATCAATCAAGGGATTGTTTATAATAAACTGGGTGATAATGATAAAGCTCTATCATATGCTACAGAAGGCTTACAATTGGCCAAAGAAAATAAATATACAGATATCTTAAACCAAGGCTACTTAGTAATTAGTAATTTATATAATGAAACTGAAAATTTTAAACTTTCAAGAGATTATCTTAATGAACATATAAAATTATCAGATTCTATTAGAAATGTTACTCGAACTAATGCATCAAAAGAACAAGAAACACAAAGCAAAATAGCTGATATTAATCAAGAATTAGAAGAAGTTTCAGAAAAATTAAAACAATCTGAATCTGATAATAGTTTAGGCACTTTAATCTCTATTTTAAGTGTGGCATTAATTACAATTTTATCACTTTTAACATTATCGCTATACAAAAACAACAACATAAGGTTAAAAACCAACAATATGCTTCACAAGAAAAATTCTGAGCTTATTGTTGCAAAAGAGAAAGCAGAATTAGCATCAAAAACTAAAGCTAATTTCTTGTCTACCGTTACTCATGAGCTAAGAACCCCTCTATATGCGGTTACAGGGTTAAGTAATATGTTGTTGGATGAAAACCCAAAACCAGAACAAATTCAACATTTAAAATCTTTAAAATTCTCAGGAGATTATCTTTTAACTTTTATTAATGACATTCTTCAAATAAATAAAATTGAAGCTAATAAAGTTGATATTGAACCAGAGTCTTTCAACTTAAAAAAGAAAATTAACAATATTATTCTAGCGTTAAGTAATTCTGCATCAGATAATAATATTAAAATTCACTTTGAATACGATAAAGATCTACCAGAAAACTTTATTGCAGATCAATTAAAAATTTCTCAAATTCTTATAAACCTAATTGGTAACTCAATTAAATTTACTCATGATGGAGATATTTGGATTCGTGTTTATAAAATTGAGGAAAAGAATAAAATTTACACACTTCGTTTTGAAGTAGAAGATAACGGTATTGGTATTAGCCAAGAAAAACAAGACCATATGTTTGAAAGTTTTTCTCAAGGTTCAATACAAATTAACCGTAAATACGGTGGTACAGGTTTAGGATTGTCTATTGTAAAAGGTTTAATTGAAATTTTAAAAGGAAAAATTTACGTTAAAAGTGAATTAGAAAAAGGAACCACTTTTTATTTTGAAATACCTTTAGAACATACCAATGTTAAGAAAGCTAAAGAAACTAAGCCAACTTATTTTGAAGGAAACTCTAGTGATATAGACTTAACTAATGTTAAAATCTTGGTGGTTGAAGACAATAAAATCAACCAAATGATTACTAAAAAGATTTTAACTAAAATGGATCTTAAATGTGATATTGTAGATAATGGTGAAGCTGCGGTAGAAAGCATAAAAGCTAATAAGTACGATATTATATTAATGGATATTCATATGCCAGGAATTAGCGGTATTGAAGCCACAAAAATTGTTCGATCTTTTGATAAAGAACTTACCATTTTTGCTCTTACAGCGGTAACCATTGAAGATAAAATGCACGAATTTGAAGAAGCTGGTTTTACTGATATTATACCAAAACCATTTAAACAAGAAGAGTTCGAGAAAAAACTTTACAATGCTTTAGCGGGTAAAAAAGATGCTTCGGCTAGCGCTAGTGCTTCTTAA
- the gap gene encoding type I glyceraldehyde-3-phosphate dehydrogenase, with translation MINVAINGFGRIGRRVFRLLQDYKNIQVVAINDLAETKTLSHLLKYDSVHGIFNGDVSYDTNHIIANGQHIPLLNKKHPKDIIWKPFDVDFVIESTGKFKTTSDIEFHIKNGAKQVILSVPPIEDDIKTIVLGVNDESIDGKETIISNASCTTNNAAPMIDIINKLCGINQAYITTVHSYTTDQSLHDQPHRDLRRARAASQSIVPTTTGAAKALTKIFPELSDVIGGCGIRVPVINGSLTDITFNVKKTVSIQDINNAFKEASQNQYKNILEYTEDPIVSIDIVGNTHSCVFDSQMTSVIGNMVKIIGWYDNETGYSKRIIDLLCNLSEKKCVLSIK, from the coding sequence ATGATTAATGTTGCTATCAATGGTTTTGGTAGAATAGGCAGACGTGTTTTTAGACTACTTCAAGACTATAAAAACATTCAAGTTGTTGCTATAAACGATTTAGCAGAAACTAAAACCTTAAGCCATTTATTGAAATACGATAGTGTTCATGGCATTTTTAATGGAGACGTTTCATACGACACAAATCATATTATAGCTAATGGACAACATATTCCTTTATTAAACAAAAAGCACCCAAAAGACATTATTTGGAAACCTTTTGATGTGGATTTTGTGATTGAGTCTACTGGAAAGTTTAAAACTACTTCAGATATAGAATTCCATATAAAAAACGGAGCAAAACAAGTTATTTTAAGTGTTCCTCCAATTGAAGATGACATAAAAACTATTGTATTGGGTGTGAATGATGAAAGTATTGATGGTAAAGAAACTATTATTTCTAACGCATCTTGTACAACAAATAATGCGGCACCAATGATTGATATCATCAATAAACTATGTGGTATTAATCAAGCTTACATTACAACCGTTCATTCTTATACAACAGACCAAAGTTTACACGATCAACCTCATCGCGATCTACGTCGGGCAAGAGCTGCAAGTCAATCTATAGTGCCAACAACGACAGGAGCTGCAAAAGCACTTACTAAAATATTCCCAGAACTTTCAGATGTTATTGGAGGTTGCGGTATTAGAGTACCTGTAATAAATGGCTCATTAACTGATATTACTTTCAATGTAAAAAAAACAGTTTCAATACAAGATATTAATAATGCTTTTAAAGAAGCATCTCAAAATCAATATAAAAATATTTTAGAATATACTGAAGACCCAATTGTTTCTATTGACATTGTTGGAAATACACATTCTTGTGTCTTTGATTCACAAATGACATCAGTTATAGGTAATATGGTAAAAATAATTGGTTGGTATGACAATGAAACTGGATATTCTAAGAGAATAATTGACCTATTATGTAATTTATCGGAAAAAAAATGCGTTTTGTCGATAAAATAA
- the lipA gene encoding lipoyl synthase has translation MNTDTVSNILPERQPKPKWLRVKLPTGKKYTELRGLVDKYKLNTICTSGSCPNMGECWGEGTATFMILGNICTRSCGFCGVKTGRPETVDWDEPEKVARSIKIMKIKHAVLTSVDRDDLKDMGSIMWAETVKAVRRMNPETTLETLIPDFQGIEQHIDRIIDVAPEVVSHNIETVRRLTREVRIQAQYDRSLGVLKYLKQQGQRRTKSGIMLGLGETREEVIETLHDLKANNVDVITIGQYLQPSKKHLPVKQFINPDQFKEYEEIGLDLGFRHVESSALVRSSYRAQKHIN, from the coding sequence ATGAATACCGATACAGTTTCTAATATATTACCAGAACGTCAACCCAAACCAAAATGGCTTCGTGTTAAACTTCCAACAGGAAAAAAATACACCGAACTAAGAGGTTTAGTAGATAAGTACAAGCTCAATACTATTTGCACCTCAGGAAGCTGTCCAAATATGGGTGAATGCTGGGGAGAGGGTACCGCTACCTTTATGATTTTGGGTAACATTTGTACACGTTCTTGTGGATTTTGTGGTGTAAAAACGGGACGACCTGAAACTGTTGATTGGGATGAACCTGAAAAAGTAGCGCGCTCTATAAAAATTATGAAAATTAAGCATGCTGTTTTAACCAGTGTAGATAGAGACGATTTAAAAGATATGGGAAGTATTATGTGGGCAGAAACTGTTAAAGCAGTGCGACGCATGAATCCAGAAACCACACTTGAGACACTAATTCCTGATTTTCAAGGCATAGAACAACATATTGATAGAATTATTGATGTTGCTCCAGAAGTGGTATCTCATAACATTGAAACGGTTCGTCGTTTAACTCGTGAGGTTAGAATACAAGCGCAATACGACAGAAGTTTAGGCGTTTTAAAATATTTAAAACAACAAGGACAACGTAGAACTAAATCTGGAATTATGCTTGGTTTGGGTGAAACCCGTGAAGAAGTTATAGAAACACTACACGATTTAAAAGCTAATAATGTAGATGTGATAACTATTGGTCAATACTTACAACCAAGTAAAAAACACTTACCAGTCAAACAATTTATTAATCCAGATCAGTTTAAAGAATACGAAGAAATTGGTTTAGATTTAGGTTTCCGTCATGTTGAAAGTAGTGCTTTAGTAAGATCGTCTTACCGAGCACAAAAACATATTAATTAA
- a CDS encoding Nramp family divalent metal transporter, translated as MITKLKNLGPGLLFAGAAIGVSHLVQSTRAGADFGLGLLWALLLIHLFKYPFFQFGPRYATATGESLLDGYNKLGKGVLIAYFILSLATMFTIQTAVTIVTAGIASTLFGDLISVKVWTVIILLVCLSLLIIGKYKLLDRLMKIIIITLTISTIAAVSIALFNNSNTLDFKQVLPENPIEIAFLIAFMGWMPAPLDIAVWQSLWSIEKNKDTKQYNTKSALFDFNIGYFGTIVLGVCFVLLGTLVMFNSGETFSSSASVFSGQLINMYTLNLGDWAYIIIGIAAFTTMFSTTLTTLDASPRAMAKTSELLLKKTTKLNYVFWISILSIGTIAIFLFLASEMGLLIKIATILSFITAPFYAIISYKLICSKHTPKACHPSKQLHFLSWLGIAFLIGFSIWYLTTI; from the coding sequence ATGATCACTAAACTTAAAAACTTAGGTCCGGGATTATTATTTGCTGGTGCTGCAATAGGCGTGTCTCATTTAGTACAATCTACTAGAGCTGGTGCCGATTTTGGACTAGGTTTACTTTGGGCTTTACTTTTAATACACTTATTTAAATATCCGTTTTTTCAATTTGGTCCTCGTTATGCCACTGCCACAGGAGAAAGTCTTTTAGATGGCTACAATAAGCTCGGAAAAGGTGTTTTAATAGCTTATTTTATTTTAAGCTTAGCCACAATGTTTACCATTCAAACCGCTGTAACCATTGTAACTGCCGGTATAGCATCTACTCTATTTGGCGATTTAATAAGTGTTAAAGTTTGGACTGTTATTATTTTATTGGTTTGTTTAAGTTTATTAATTATTGGCAAATACAAGTTACTAGATAGGTTAATGAAAATCATCATTATTACATTAACCATTAGTACTATAGCTGCAGTAAGTATTGCTTTATTTAATAACTCAAATACATTAGATTTTAAACAAGTATTACCCGAAAACCCAATAGAGATTGCCTTTTTAATAGCTTTTATGGGTTGGATGCCAGCACCTCTAGATATTGCTGTTTGGCAATCGTTATGGTCTATTGAGAAAAATAAAGACACTAAACAATACAATACTAAATCTGCTTTGTTTGATTTTAATATTGGCTATTTTGGTACTATTGTTTTAGGTGTTTGCTTTGTGCTTCTGGGTACTCTAGTCATGTTTAATAGTGGAGAAACTTTTAGTAGTTCTGCTAGTGTTTTTTCAGGTCAATTAATAAACATGTATACATTAAATCTAGGTGATTGGGCTTACATTATTATTGGTATAGCTGCTTTTACAACTATGTTCAGTACAACTTTAACCACACTAGACGCGTCTCCCAGAGCTATGGCAAAAACTTCAGAATTGCTTTTAAAAAAAACAACTAAACTGAACTATGTTTTTTGGATTTCAATACTTTCTATTGGAACCATTGCTATCTTTTTATTTCTAGCTTCAGAAATGGGTTTATTAATCAAAATTGCTACTATTTTATCTTTCATAACAGCACCTTTTTACGCTATTATAAGTTATAAATTAATTTGCAGCAAACACACTCCAAAAGCATGTCATCCATCAAAACAACTTCATTTTTTAAGTTGGCTAGGTATTGCGTTTTTAATAGGGTTTAGCATTTGGTACCTTACAACTATTTAG
- a CDS encoding RNA polymerase sigma factor, which yields MEIEEAIKRAKANDQKAFNYLLDTFWDDIYGFQLKRTENENDAEDITIQTFSKAFDKIETFDENYKFKTWLTTISKNIHIDLLRKEKHSISQVISKDNREVLQILDESPSPEDKLITEQHLAKLLRDIKKLKPHYQEVINLRYFQELSYKEISKELKEPINNVKVKLLRAKKLLAEIIRDK from the coding sequence TTGGAAATAGAGGAAGCTATTAAACGTGCTAAAGCAAACGACCAGAAAGCATTTAATTATTTATTAGACACCTTTTGGGATGATATTTACGGATTTCAATTAAAACGCACTGAAAATGAGAATGATGCAGAAGACATCACCATTCAAACGTTCTCTAAAGCATTTGACAAAATTGAAACTTTTGATGAAAACTACAAGTTTAAAACGTGGTTAACTACTATTTCAAAGAATATTCATATTGATTTATTACGAAAAGAAAAACATTCTATTTCTCAGGTTATATCAAAAGATAATAGAGAAGTTTTACAAATTTTAGACGAATCACCTTCACCTGAAGACAAACTTATTACAGAGCAACATTTAGCAAAATTACTTCGTGATATTAAAAAGCTAAAACCACACTATCAAGAAGTTATTAACCTACGTTATTTTCAAGAATTAAGCTATAAGGAAATTTCAAAAGAGCTTAAAGAGCCTATTAATAATGTTAAAGTAAAATTACTTCGCGCAAAAAAACTACTCGCCGAAATTATTAGAGATAAATAA
- a CDS encoding glycosyltransferase, producing MGFLDFIFYTFIVVVFIQVIFYIFFFGRFAFLKEKKTSSKNIPISVIICAKNEAENLKTFLPSIIEQEYPNFEIVLINDASHDKTLKVMEYFSKLHQNIKIVDVKNIEAFWGNKKYALTLGIKASTHDFLLFTDADCKPVSKYWIKEMSSHFNNKTSIVLGYGAYSKIKKSFLNKLIRFETLVTAITYFSFSKLGIPYMGVGRNLAYTKKDFFNANGFISHIKVRSGDDDLFVNQVANNKNTTISFSKDSFTESVPKTTFKDWFKQKRRHVSTAKYYKLKHKILLTLIYCSQFLFWVLALALLITTFKWQIVCGLILFRVVLQYIIFGKSSKKLGETDLLFFLPFLEIFLITAQLTIFINNLISKPNHWK from the coding sequence ATGGGTTTTCTTGATTTTATTTTCTACACGTTTATTGTTGTAGTTTTTATTCAAGTTATTTTTTACATATTCTTCTTTGGTAGATTTGCTTTTCTAAAAGAGAAAAAAACGTCTTCAAAAAACATTCCTATATCAGTCATTATTTGTGCTAAAAATGAAGCTGAAAACCTAAAAACATTTTTACCATCAATTATTGAACAAGAGTACCCAAATTTTGAAATTGTTTTAATTAATGATGCATCGCATGATAAAACATTAAAAGTCATGGAGTATTTTTCTAAACTACATCAAAATATTAAAATTGTAGATGTAAAAAATATTGAAGCATTTTGGGGAAATAAAAAATACGCTCTAACACTTGGCATAAAAGCATCAACACACGACTTTCTTTTATTTACTGATGCAGATTGCAAACCAGTTTCAAAATATTGGATTAAGGAAATGAGTTCACATTTTAATAATAAAACTTCAATAGTTTTAGGTTATGGTGCATACTCAAAAATTAAAAAATCTTTTTTAAACAAACTTATCCGTTTTGAAACCTTAGTAACTGCAATAACTTATTTTTCATTTAGCAAATTAGGAATTCCTTACATGGGTGTTGGTAGAAATTTAGCTTACACTAAAAAAGATTTCTTTAATGCTAATGGTTTCATAAGCCATATAAAAGTGCGTTCTGGAGACGATGATTTGTTTGTTAATCAAGTAGCAAACAATAAAAATACTACTATCTCTTTTTCAAAAGATAGTTTTACAGAATCAGTACCCAAAACAACGTTCAAAGATTGGTTTAAACAAAAGAGACGCCATGTTTCAACAGCTAAATATTATAAACTAAAGCACAAAATATTATTAACTTTAATTTATTGCTCACAGTTTTTATTTTGGGTTTTAGCATTAGCCTTACTTATCACTACTTTTAAATGGCAAATAGTTTGTGGATTGATATTATTTCGTGTTGTTTTACAATATATTATTTTTGGTAAGTCATCAAAAAAACTAGGAGAAACAGACCTATTATTTTTCCTCCCTTTTTTAGAAATATTTTTAATTACTGCACAATTAACTATCTTTATAAACAATCTTATCTCAAAACCTAACCATTGGAAATAG